A genomic region of Enterobacter hormaechei ATCC 49162 contains the following coding sequences:
- a CDS encoding intracellular growth attenuator family protein → MSTILIFLAAVLACASIAVWVFRRRVHRRYRLPFLNAFAGANTRKLSPEERCTVEQYLDTLNRSRLSPGPTGASAAPVSLNLNAQSDTVLCVTRSITRYGITTDDPNKWRYYLDSVEVHLPPFWEQYINDENSVELIHTDTLPLVISLNGHTLSEYVQEAPRFALERASGTQASIRGEETEQIELLNIRQETHEEYVLSRPDGIREAVLIVVSFLLFFICLLTPDVFVPWLAGGAVLLLAAGLWGIFAPPAKTSLREIHCLRGTPKRWGLFGENDQEHINNISLGIIDLIYPRHWQPWIAQDLGHKTDIDIYLDRHVVRQGRYLSLHDEVKNFPLQHWLRSAVIAGGAALIFVMLLLFVPLDMPIKFTLSWIKGAQTVEATSVQQLEEAGVRVGDTLRLKGTGMCNIHTPGAWNTRQNSPFSPFDCSQIIWNDASPLPLPESDVVNKATALTQTINRQLHPKPDDDSRVSPALRSAIQKSGMVLLDDFGEIVLKTEDLCSAQDDCIRLKNALVNLGNSKDWDALVKRAEAGRLDGVNVLLRPVSAESLDNLVATSTAPFVMRETTRAAQALNSPAPGGFVIASDEGSDLVDQPYPQVSLYDYPAQEQWSEFQRLAQMLMQTPFSAEGIVTTLFTDANGTRHIGLHRMPDSAGLWRYVGTSLLLIAMLACIVWNGYQAVRRYQRSRTRLAEIQAYYENCLNPKLISSSESLIG, encoded by the coding sequence ATGAGCACCATTTTGATTTTTCTCGCTGCTGTGCTGGCCTGCGCGTCGATTGCGGTGTGGGTATTCAGGCGCCGCGTACATCGCCGTTATCGGCTGCCCTTTTTAAACGCGTTTGCCGGGGCAAACACGCGCAAGCTTTCGCCAGAGGAACGCTGTACCGTTGAGCAGTATCTCGACACGCTGAACCGATCCCGGCTTTCGCCTGGCCCTACCGGCGCCAGCGCCGCCCCCGTATCGCTCAATCTGAACGCCCAAAGCGACACCGTTCTGTGCGTGACGCGCTCTATTACCCGCTACGGCATCACCACCGACGATCCCAATAAGTGGCGCTACTATCTCGATTCCGTTGAAGTCCACCTGCCCCCCTTCTGGGAGCAGTATATCAACGATGAAAACAGCGTTGAGCTTATCCATACCGATACGTTGCCGCTGGTTATTTCCCTGAATGGTCATACCCTGAGCGAATATGTTCAGGAAGCGCCGCGCTTTGCGCTGGAACGCGCGAGCGGAACGCAGGCCTCTATTCGCGGTGAAGAGACTGAGCAGATTGAACTGCTGAACATCCGCCAGGAGACGCATGAGGAGTACGTTCTTAGCCGCCCGGACGGCATTCGCGAAGCGGTGCTGATTGTCGTCTCGTTCCTGCTCTTTTTCATCTGCCTGCTGACGCCGGACGTGTTTGTTCCGTGGCTCGCGGGTGGCGCAGTGCTGCTTCTGGCCGCCGGACTGTGGGGCATATTTGCCCCGCCAGCAAAAACGTCATTACGCGAAATTCACTGCCTACGCGGAACCCCAAAACGCTGGGGACTGTTTGGCGAGAACGATCAGGAACATATCAACAATATCTCGCTCGGGATCATCGATCTCATCTATCCGCGCCACTGGCAGCCGTGGATTGCGCAGGACCTGGGCCACAAAACGGATATTGATATTTATCTCGACCGCCACGTTGTACGCCAGGGACGTTACTTATCCCTGCACGACGAAGTGAAAAACTTCCCGCTTCAGCACTGGCTCCGCAGCGCGGTGATTGCCGGTGGCGCCGCGTTAATCTTCGTCATGCTGCTGCTTTTCGTGCCGCTGGATATGCCGATTAAATTTACCCTGTCGTGGATCAAAGGGGCGCAAACCGTGGAAGCCACCAGCGTGCAGCAGCTTGAAGAAGCGGGGGTACGCGTGGGGGATACGTTGCGTCTGAAAGGTACCGGGATGTGTAATATCCACACGCCGGGCGCCTGGAACACGCGCCAGAACTCACCGTTCTCGCCGTTCGACTGCTCTCAGATCATCTGGAATGACGCCTCTCCGCTGCCGCTGCCGGAATCGGATGTGGTCAATAAGGCCACCGCGCTTACCCAGACGATTAATCGCCAGCTCCATCCGAAACCGGATGATGATTCTCGCGTCAGCCCTGCCCTGCGTTCTGCTATTCAGAAGTCGGGCATGGTGCTGCTGGATGACTTTGGCGAAATCGTCCTGAAAACAGAGGATCTCTGCTCAGCTCAGGATGACTGTATCCGGCTGAAGAACGCGCTGGTCAACCTCGGTAACAGCAAAGACTGGGACGCGCTGGTGAAACGCGCCGAAGCGGGACGCCTGGACGGGGTGAACGTGCTTCTGCGTCCGGTCAGCGCCGAGTCGCTGGATAACCTGGTGGCAACCTCTACCGCCCCCTTCGTGATGCGTGAAACCACCCGTGCGGCTCAGGCGCTTAACAGCCCGGCGCCAGGCGGATTTGTGATTGCCAGCGATGAAGGCAGCGACCTGGTGGATCAACCCTATCCGCAGGTTTCGCTGTATGACTATCCTGCCCAGGAGCAGTGGAGCGAATTCCAGCGTCTGGCGCAGATGCTGATGCAGACGCCATTCAGCGCGGAAGGGATCGTCACCACCCTCTTTACCGACGCCAACGGCACGCGTCATATCGGCCTGCACCGTATGCCGGATAGCGCTGGCCTGTGGCGCTATGTAGGGACATCCCTGCTGCTGATTGCGATGCTGGCGTGCATTGTCTGGAATGGTTATCAGGCCGTACGCCGCTATCAGCGTTCCCGCACGCGGCTGGCAGAAATCCAGGCCTACTACGAAAATTGCCTTAACCCGAAACTGATCTCCTCTTCCGAGAGCCTGATCGGATAA
- the yrfG gene encoding GMP/IMP nucleotidase, producing MHLDIDWQAVDTVLLDMDGTLLDLAFDNYFWQKLVPETYGEQQGISPAEAQEFIRSQYSAVQHTLNWYCLDYWSERLGLDICAMTTAQGARAVLRDDTVPFLDALKACGKRRILLTNAHPHNLAVKLEHTGLASHLDLLLSTHTFGYPKEDQRLWHAVVEETGLQPERTLFIDDSEPILDSAAAFGIRYCLGVTNPDSGLAEKSYLRHPGLNDYRRMIPSLTVKETP from the coding sequence ATGCATCTTGATATCGACTGGCAAGCGGTTGATACCGTCCTGCTTGATATGGACGGCACGCTGCTTGATCTCGCCTTTGATAACTATTTCTGGCAAAAGCTGGTCCCGGAAACATACGGTGAACAGCAGGGGATCTCCCCGGCGGAAGCGCAGGAATTCATTCGTTCGCAATATAGCGCGGTGCAGCATACGCTAAACTGGTACTGTCTTGATTACTGGAGCGAGCGACTCGGTTTGGATATTTGTGCCATGACCACCGCCCAGGGCGCACGCGCCGTACTGCGCGACGATACGGTTCCGTTCCTGGACGCGCTAAAAGCCTGCGGTAAGCGCCGCATTTTGCTGACGAATGCGCATCCCCATAACCTGGCCGTGAAGCTGGAACATACCGGTCTTGCTTCACACCTTGATTTATTGCTTTCCACCCACACATTTGGTTATCCGAAAGAAGATCAGCGGTTGTGGCATGCCGTGGTGGAAGAGACCGGTTTACAGCCGGAACGGACGCTTTTCATAGACGATAGCGAGCCGATTCTGGATTCTGCGGCCGCTTTTGGCATTCGCTATTGTCTGGGCGTGACCAATCCTGATTCCGGCCTGGCTGAAAAAAGCTATCTTCGACATCCGGGGCTGAACGACTATCGCCGGATGATCCCCTCACTCACCGTGAAGGAGACGCCATGA
- the pckA gene encoding phosphoenolpyruvate carboxykinase (ATP), with protein sequence MRVNGLTPQDLKAYGIHDVQEVVYNPDYDTLYQEELNPALEGYERGVLTNLGAIAVDTGIFTGRSPKDKYIVRDDTTRDTLWWADKGKGKNDNKPLSPETWQHLKGLVTHQLSGKRLFIIDAFCGANADTRLSVRFITEVAWQAHFVKNMFIRPTDEELQDFTPDFIVMNGAKCTNPQWKEQGLNSENFIAFNLTERIQLIGGTWYGGEMKKGMFSVMNYLLPLRGIASMHCSANVGEKGDVAVFFGLSGTGKTTLSTDPKRRLIGDDEHGWDDDGVFNFEGGCYAKTIRLSEEAEPDIFHAIRRDALLENVTVRADGSIDFDDASKTENTRVSYPIYHIENIVKPVSKAGHATKVIFLTADAFGVLPPVSRLTASQTQYHFLSGFTAKLAGTERGVTEPTPTFSACFGAAFLSLHPTQYAEVLVKRMQASGAQAYLVNTGWNGTGKRISIKDTRSIIDAILDGSLDNAETFTLPMFDLAIPTELPGVDTRILDPRNTYGSPEQWREKAESLAKLFIENFEKYTDTPAGAALVSAGPKL encoded by the coding sequence ATGCGTGTTAATGGTTTAACCCCGCAAGATCTCAAGGCTTATGGTATTCACGACGTCCAGGAAGTGGTCTACAACCCCGATTACGATACGCTGTATCAGGAAGAGCTCAATCCAGCACTGGAAGGATACGAGCGAGGTGTGTTGACGAACCTTGGTGCTATCGCCGTCGATACGGGTATTTTTACCGGTCGTTCGCCGAAAGATAAGTATATCGTCCGAGACGATACCACCCGCGATACGCTGTGGTGGGCTGATAAGGGCAAAGGGAAGAACGATAACAAACCGCTCTCCCCGGAAACCTGGCAGCATCTGAAAGGACTTGTCACCCATCAGCTTTCCGGCAAGCGTCTGTTTATTATCGATGCGTTCTGCGGCGCTAACGCCGACACCCGTCTTTCCGTACGGTTTATCACTGAAGTGGCCTGGCAGGCGCATTTCGTGAAGAACATGTTCATTCGTCCGACCGATGAAGAGCTGCAAGACTTCACTCCAGACTTTATCGTGATGAACGGCGCGAAATGCACCAACCCGCAGTGGAAAGAGCAGGGTCTGAACTCCGAAAACTTTATCGCCTTCAACCTGACCGAGCGTATCCAGCTGATCGGCGGGACCTGGTACGGCGGCGAAATGAAGAAAGGGATGTTCTCGGTCATGAACTACCTGCTGCCGCTGCGCGGAATCGCCTCCATGCACTGCTCGGCGAACGTCGGGGAAAAAGGCGATGTAGCAGTATTCTTCGGTCTTTCCGGCACCGGTAAAACTACGCTGTCCACCGATCCAAAACGTCGTCTGATTGGCGACGATGAACACGGCTGGGATGATGACGGCGTGTTCAACTTTGAAGGCGGCTGCTACGCGAAGACCATTCGCCTGTCTGAAGAGGCAGAACCGGATATCTTCCACGCGATTCGCCGCGATGCGCTGCTGGAAAACGTCACCGTGCGTGCCGATGGTTCTATCGACTTCGACGATGCGTCGAAAACGGAAAACACCCGCGTCTCTTACCCGATCTACCACATCGAGAACATCGTGAAGCCGGTGTCGAAGGCGGGGCATGCCACGAAGGTGATTTTCCTGACGGCGGATGCGTTCGGCGTGCTGCCACCGGTTTCCCGCCTGACCGCCAGCCAGACGCAGTATCACTTCCTCTCCGGCTTTACCGCTAAACTGGCGGGTACCGAGCGCGGTGTGACCGAGCCAACGCCAACCTTCTCCGCCTGTTTCGGCGCGGCGTTCCTGTCGCTACACCCGACGCAGTACGCGGAAGTGCTGGTGAAACGCATGCAGGCATCCGGCGCACAGGCATACCTGGTAAACACTGGCTGGAACGGTACGGGCAAACGTATCTCCATCAAAGACACGCGCTCCATCATCGACGCGATTCTGGATGGTTCACTGGATAACGCCGAAACCTTCACGCTGCCGATGTTCGATCTGGCGATCCCAACAGAGCTGCCGGGCGTGGATACGCGTATCCTGGATCCGCGTAACACCTACGGTTCACCGGAACAGTGGCGTGAGAAGGCAGAATCGCTGGCGAAGCTGTTTATCGAAAACTTCGAGAAGTATACCGATACCCCGGCGGGTGCTGCGCTGGTGAGTGCGGGACCGAAGCTGTAA
- the envZ gene encoding two-component system sensor histidine kinase EnvZ, with the protein MRRMRFSPRSSFARTLLLIVTLLFVSLVTTYLVVLNFAILPSLQQFNKVLAYEVRMLMTDKLQLEDGTQLVVPPAFRREIYRELGISLYSNEAAEDAGLRWAQHYEFLSQQMAQQLGGPTEVRVEVNKSSPVVWLKTWLSPNIWVRVPLTEIHQGDFSPLFRYTLAIMLLAIGGAWLFIRIQNRPLVDLEHAALQVGKGIIPPPLREYGASEVRSVTRAFNHMAAGVKQLADDRTLLMAGVSHDLRTPLTRIRLATEMMGEQDGYLAESINKDIEECNAIIEQFIDYLRTGQEMPMEMADLNAVLGEVVAAESGYEREIATDLQAGEIQVRMHPLSIKRAVANMVVNAARYGNGWIKVSSGTELNRAWFQVEDDGPGIKPEQRKHLFQPFVRGDSARSTSGTGLGLAIVQRIVDNHNGLLEIGTSERGGLSIRAWLPVPVLRGQVKES; encoded by the coding sequence ATGAGGCGAATGCGCTTCTCGCCGCGAAGTTCGTTTGCCCGCACGCTGTTACTGATCGTCACCCTGCTGTTCGTCAGCCTGGTGACGACCTACCTGGTGGTGCTGAACTTTGCGATCCTGCCGAGCCTTCAGCAGTTTAATAAGGTACTGGCATACGAAGTGCGTATGCTGATGACCGACAAACTGCAACTGGAGGACGGCACGCAGTTGGTTGTTCCCCCGGCGTTCCGTCGGGAAATCTACCGTGAGCTGGGCATTTCTCTTTATTCGAACGAAGCGGCGGAAGATGCTGGCCTGCGCTGGGCGCAGCACTACGAATTCCTCAGCCAGCAGATGGCGCAGCAGCTTGGTGGCCCGACGGAAGTGCGCGTTGAGGTCAATAAAAGCTCACCGGTTGTCTGGCTGAAAACCTGGCTGTCACCCAACATCTGGGTGCGTGTTCCCCTCACCGAGATCCATCAGGGCGACTTCTCGCCGCTGTTCCGTTACACCCTGGCGATCATGCTGCTGGCCATCGGCGGCGCGTGGCTGTTTATTCGTATTCAGAACCGACCGCTGGTTGACCTGGAGCATGCGGCATTGCAGGTCGGTAAAGGGATTATCCCCCCGCCGCTGCGCGAGTATGGCGCGTCGGAAGTACGCTCGGTAACGCGTGCGTTTAACCACATGGCGGCAGGCGTTAAACAGCTGGCGGATGACCGTACGTTACTCATGGCGGGCGTCAGTCACGATTTACGCACGCCGCTGACGCGTATCCGGCTGGCGACAGAGATGATGGGCGAGCAGGATGGTTATCTTGCAGAGTCCATCAACAAGGATATCGAAGAGTGTAACGCCATCATCGAGCAGTTTATTGACTACCTGCGCACCGGGCAGGAGATGCCGATGGAGATGGCGGATCTGAACGCGGTTCTGGGCGAAGTGGTCGCCGCCGAAAGTGGCTACGAACGTGAAATTGCGACCGACCTTCAGGCGGGCGAGATTCAGGTACGTATGCACCCACTTTCGATTAAACGCGCGGTGGCGAACATGGTGGTCAACGCGGCGCGCTACGGCAACGGCTGGATCAAAGTCAGCAGCGGTACGGAACTCAACCGCGCCTGGTTCCAGGTGGAAGACGATGGCCCGGGCATCAAGCCAGAGCAGCGTAAGCACCTGTTCCAGCCGTTTGTGCGCGGCGACAGCGCGCGCAGCACCAGCGGAACCGGCTTAGGCCTGGCGATTGTGCAGCGTATTGTGGATAACCATAACGGACTGCTGGAAATTGGCACCAGCGAGCGGGGTGGTTTGAGCATTCGTGCGTGGTTACCGGTGCCGGTTTTGCGGGGGCAGGTGAAAGAGAGTTAA
- the hslO gene encoding Hsp33 family molecular chaperone HslO, translated as MKMAQHDQLHRYLFEQFAVRGELVTVSETWKQILENHNYPLPVKTLLGELLVATSLLTATLKFAGDITVQLQGDGPMSLAVINGNNQQQMRGVARVQGDIPENADLKTLVGNGYLVITISPEEGERYQGVVGLEGDTLAACLEDYFMRSEQLPTRLFIRTGEVDGQPAAGGMLLQVLPAQDAQTNDFEHLATLTETIKAEELFTLSATDVLWRLYHEEEVTVYDPQAVEFKCTCSRERCAGALKTLPDEEIDSIMAEDGEIDMHCDYCGTHYVFNSMDIAEIRNNASPADPQVH; from the coding sequence ATGAAAATGGCCCAACACGACCAATTACACCGCTATCTGTTTGAACAATTCGCCGTGCGCGGCGAGCTGGTCACCGTATCCGAAACCTGGAAACAGATCCTGGAAAACCACAACTACCCGCTGCCGGTGAAAACCCTGTTGGGCGAACTGCTGGTTGCCACCAGCCTGCTGACCGCCACGCTGAAATTCGCAGGGGATATTACCGTACAGTTGCAGGGCGATGGCCCGATGTCGCTGGCGGTGATCAACGGCAATAATCAGCAGCAGATGCGCGGCGTGGCGCGCGTTCAGGGCGATATCCCTGAAAATGCCGATCTGAAAACGCTGGTCGGTAACGGCTACCTGGTTATCACGATCTCGCCTGAAGAGGGTGAGCGTTATCAGGGCGTTGTCGGTCTGGAGGGCGATACGCTTGCCGCCTGCCTGGAAGATTACTTCATGCGTTCCGAACAGCTGCCAACCCGCCTGTTCATCCGCACCGGTGAAGTGGATGGCCAGCCTGCTGCCGGTGGTATGCTGCTCCAGGTTCTGCCTGCACAGGATGCACAGACCAATGATTTTGAGCATCTGGCAACGCTGACGGAAACCATCAAAGCGGAAGAGCTGTTCACCCTGTCGGCGACCGACGTGCTGTGGCGTCTGTATCACGAAGAAGAGGTGACGGTTTACGATCCGCAGGCGGTGGAATTTAAGTGCACCTGCTCTCGCGAGCGTTGCGCGGGCGCCCTGAAAACACTGCCGGATGAAGAGATCGACAGCATCATGGCGGAAGACGGTGAAATCGATATGCACTGTGATTACTGCGGTACGCACTACGTGTTCAATTCGATGGATATCGCGGAGATCCGCAATAACGCCTCCCCGGCGGATCCGCAGGTTCATTAA
- the hslR gene encoding ribosome-associated heat shock protein Hsp15 produces the protein MKEKPSDGVRLDKWLWAARFYKTRALAREMVDGGKVHYNGQRSKPSKLVELNATLTLRQGNDEKTVVVKAITEQRRPATEAVLLYEETAESIEKREKTALARKMNALTMPHPDRRPDKKERRDLMKFKHGENE, from the coding sequence ATGAAAGAAAAACCCTCTGATGGGGTAAGACTGGATAAATGGCTGTGGGCCGCCCGTTTTTACAAAACGCGCGCCCTTGCCCGTGAAATGGTTGATGGCGGAAAGGTGCATTACAACGGTCAGCGCAGCAAACCGAGCAAGCTGGTTGAACTGAATGCCACGTTAACGCTTCGCCAGGGCAACGATGAGAAAACGGTGGTGGTGAAAGCCATTACCGAACAGCGGCGGCCCGCAACCGAAGCCGTTTTGCTATATGAAGAGACGGCCGAAAGCATAGAGAAGCGCGAGAAAACCGCGCTGGCGCGCAAAATGAATGCGCTCACAATGCCTCACCCGGACCGGCGACCGGACAAAAAAGAGCGCCGCGATCTGATGAAATTTAAACACGGTGAGAACGAGTAA